In a genomic window of Terriglobia bacterium:
- a CDS encoding class I SAM-dependent methyltransferase, with translation MATSMQPQASSRQSHATEARPTPNRIFNSLFAYKLSAALKAAIELDLFSAIAEGERTAEALALRTQASARGVRILCDFLSIEHFLEKHGSEYHLAPDSAAFLDRRSPMYLGGAAGFLASHEMIAHFNDVAGAVRRGGAAEGEETLQPENDFWISFARNMAGIAGFGAEMLAQLLARLDVPVNKVLDIAAGHGMYGVTLGRHHPKAKIVALDWRNVLEVAAENADHAGLGDRFDKIPGSAFDEEMGTDYDLVLLTNFLHHFDPPTNEVLLRKVHKALGPKGRVVILDFVPNPDRITPQEAAEFSLTMLVTTPKGDAYTFAEFESMLKNAGFATAELHPLPPTVQQVVIARKD, from the coding sequence TCTTCAATTCCCTTTTCGCTTACAAATTGAGCGCCGCCTTAAAGGCCGCAATCGAGTTAGACCTGTTCTCGGCAATTGCCGAAGGTGAACGCACGGCAGAGGCGCTTGCGCTGCGCACGCAGGCTAGCGCGCGGGGAGTACGGATTTTGTGCGATTTCCTGTCGATTGAACACTTCCTGGAAAAACACGGTTCCGAGTATCACCTGGCTCCGGATAGCGCCGCGTTTCTTGACCGACGCTCACCAATGTACCTGGGTGGTGCCGCGGGGTTCCTGGCGAGCCACGAGATGATCGCCCACTTCAATGATGTCGCTGGAGCGGTTCGTCGCGGTGGTGCGGCAGAAGGCGAGGAGACGCTGCAGCCTGAAAACGATTTCTGGATCAGTTTTGCGCGAAACATGGCGGGGATTGCTGGGTTCGGAGCAGAGATGCTGGCGCAGTTGCTGGCGCGGCTAGATGTGCCGGTCAACAAGGTGCTCGATATCGCGGCGGGCCATGGGATGTATGGCGTGACGCTGGGACGGCATCATCCCAAGGCAAAGATCGTGGCGCTGGATTGGCGGAACGTCCTGGAGGTCGCGGCGGAAAATGCCGATCATGCCGGGCTCGGCGATCGGTTCGACAAAATTCCGGGAAGCGCTTTCGATGAAGAGATGGGTACCGACTACGACCTCGTGCTGCTGACGAATTTCCTGCATCATTTCGATCCGCCCACGAACGAAGTCCTGCTACGAAAAGTTCACAAGGCGCTGGGTCCGAAAGGGCGAGTGGTGATTCTGGATTTCGTGCCGAACCCAGACCGCATAACGCCCCAGGAAGCTGCCGAATTCTCCTTGACGATGCTGGTAACAACGCCGAAGGGGGACGCCTACACGTTTGCGGAATTCGAATCGATGCTGAAGAATGCCGGGTTTGCGACGGCAGAGTTGCATCCGTTGCCGCCAACAGTGCAGCAGGTTGTTATCGCGAGGAAGGATTAA
- a CDS encoding response regulator transcription factor, translating to MPLESQHDKGPVRIVIADDHSLVRNGLRRILETEVDFKVVGEASDGDEALDCVRKLSPDVLLLDLAMPRTDGLQVLRELRLMPNSVNVVMLTAAIDRGQINEAVRLGAHGVVMKTSAIDVLIKSIRCVMDGQYWLDRSTLAEIVRTPAPGDARFGLTDRELQLVALISAGGSNKEIAESLGITEATVKRHLANVFDKTGVSTRLELAVFAMNHGLGHAK from the coding sequence ATGCCGCTCGAGTCTCAACACGATAAGGGTCCCGTCCGAATCGTCATTGCCGACGATCACTCGCTCGTGCGCAATGGCCTCCGCCGTATCCTGGAGACCGAGGTTGATTTCAAAGTTGTCGGAGAAGCCTCCGATGGCGACGAAGCCCTCGATTGTGTCCGCAAGCTTTCTCCCGATGTTCTGCTCCTCGATCTCGCCATGCCGCGCACCGATGGCCTGCAGGTCCTCCGCGAACTCCGCTTGATGCCGAATTCCGTCAACGTAGTGATGTTGACCGCCGCCATCGATCGCGGCCAGATCAATGAAGCCGTTCGCCTTGGCGCGCATGGCGTCGTCATGAAAACCAGCGCCATCGACGTCCTCATCAAGAGCATTCGCTGTGTTATGGACGGTCAGTACTGGCTTGATCGAAGCACTCTGGCGGAGATCGTTCGTACTCCAGCCCCTGGTGATGCTCGCTTTGGCCTCACCGACCGCGAGTTACAACTCGTTGCACTCATCTCCGCCGGGGGCTCGAATAAGGAAATCGCCGAGAGCCTCGGAATCACCGAAGCCACCGTGAAGCGCCACCTTGCCAATGTCTTTGACAAAACAGGCGTTTCCACCCGTTTGGAACTCGCTGTATTTGCAATGAACCACGGCTTGGGTCACGCGAAGTAA
- a CDS encoding histidine kinase, producing the protein MFAFDESWAPHEKHRIETVLASARLVLAGTFLVIVFLSSASHGNGFSNSIAVSALYFVYSGAILATVTVSPRHTTAFLVAVHVADMLWPSAISVAAEGPNSPVFVLYIFVLFAAAYRWGFQLTTVTTLFMVLLLRLESVLPGSHVLRGDPVLMARFSTRASYMIVTGLFAGFLGEQQNRARAEEASLARLMTVAQMGTRINEIIGNLLKEVLALFEGDEAVLYLDDHSQRRGRVWRITRNQKRHNPEPHEIPFGEIRDFTKIPSGAAARLSRTERQIRIAVLLPDNLYTINHEISSGLLNEICDRNALAVRFATPDWSVLAAIINNHDGKWGKAPLHFLQRSIKHLIPAIYSIDVNERLRSEAGAAERARLGRELHDGVVQSLFGLEMQTYLLRNAARDYPSIGEELQQMQQTIHEQLQQLREMVQRSRTIEVTSDRLLEFLSSATSKFANDTYISAHFESNVPSGTAIDLSEGDCRELARIAHEAMVNVRKHSRAKAMLIRLMDEPDCVRLTMEDDGRGLNFQGRLSLSELDAAQAGPAVIKDCVRALGAELYIESHSWKGTNIEVVVPKEVHAARVSTR; encoded by the coding sequence GTGTTTGCCTTCGACGAATCTTGGGCTCCTCATGAGAAACACCGGATCGAGACCGTTCTCGCGTCCGCGCGCCTCGTGCTGGCCGGTACTTTTCTCGTAATCGTTTTCCTCAGTTCCGCCTCGCACGGCAACGGATTCTCCAACTCCATCGCCGTCTCCGCTCTTTATTTCGTTTACAGCGGAGCCATTCTCGCAACCGTTACTGTCTCCCCCCGGCACACCACGGCCTTTCTCGTCGCAGTTCATGTCGCGGACATGTTATGGCCATCCGCGATCTCCGTCGCCGCCGAGGGCCCCAATAGCCCGGTGTTCGTGCTCTATATCTTCGTTTTGTTCGCGGCGGCATACCGTTGGGGGTTCCAACTCACCACCGTCACAACGTTGTTTATGGTTCTGTTGTTGCGCTTGGAGTCCGTTCTGCCCGGTTCGCACGTCCTTCGCGGTGACCCCGTCCTGATGGCGCGTTTTTCCACCCGCGCCTCCTACATGATCGTCACCGGCCTTTTCGCCGGTTTCCTTGGCGAACAGCAGAACCGTGCCCGCGCCGAAGAAGCCTCGCTTGCCAGGCTCATGACCGTCGCCCAAATGGGCACGCGCATCAACGAAATCATTGGCAATCTCCTCAAGGAAGTCCTCGCCCTGTTTGAGGGCGACGAAGCCGTCCTCTACCTCGACGACCATTCCCAGCGACGCGGCCGTGTTTGGCGGATCACTCGCAACCAGAAGCGCCACAACCCCGAACCTCACGAGATTCCTTTCGGCGAAATTCGTGATTTCACCAAGATCCCATCTGGTGCCGCCGCGCGCCTGTCGCGTACTGAGCGCCAGATCCGAATCGCCGTCCTGCTTCCCGACAACCTCTATACGATCAACCACGAAATCTCTTCCGGCCTTCTCAACGAAATCTGCGATCGCAACGCCCTGGCCGTCCGCTTCGCCACACCCGACTGGTCGGTTCTCGCCGCCATCATCAACAATCACGATGGAAAATGGGGAAAGGCGCCGCTGCATTTTCTCCAGCGCAGCATTAAGCACCTGATCCCAGCCATCTACAGCATCGACGTGAACGAGCGCCTCCGCAGTGAAGCCGGCGCCGCGGAGCGTGCCCGTCTCGGCCGCGAGCTTCACGACGGCGTCGTCCAGTCGCTCTTCGGTCTCGAGATGCAGACTTACTTGCTGCGCAACGCCGCACGCGACTACCCCAGCATCGGCGAAGAACTCCAGCAGATGCAGCAGACCATCCACGAGCAGCTTCAACAGCTCCGTGAGATGGTGCAGCGCTCCCGGACCATCGAGGTTACCAGCGACCGCCTCCTGGAGTTCCTCTCGTCTGCGACGAGCAAGTTTGCCAATGACACCTACATCTCAGCGCACTTCGAATCCAACGTGCCGTCCGGAACCGCGATCGATTTATCCGAAGGTGATTGTCGCGAACTGGCCCGAATCGCACACGAAGCCATGGTCAACGTGCGGAAGCACAGCCGCGCCAAGGCAATGCTGATACGATTGATGGACGAACCTGACTGCGTCCGCCTGACCATGGAAGACGACGGTCGCGGGTTGAACTTTCAGGGACGTCTGAGCCTCTCGGAACTCGATGCCGCCCAGGCTGGCCCTGCTGTAATTAAGGATTGCGTTCGCGCTCTGGGTGCGGAACTATACATCGAGTCGCATTCCTGGAAAGGCACCAACATAGAGGTTGTCGTTCCCAAGGAGGTTCATGCCGCTCGAGTCTCAACACGATAA